The following coding sequences are from one uncultured Cohaesibacter sp. window:
- a CDS encoding YARHG domain-containing protein, whose protein sequence is MNKTRIFSTVTLAAGILFSTALFESTLGAGQAQAQGYGNMSCGELWYARNSIYAQQGYCFKTSRARQVFGPRCYAPWGRLTPSQQRRVDDIVYWERRYGCRR, encoded by the coding sequence ATGAACAAGACGCGGATTTTCTCTACAGTAACTTTGGCGGCTGGTATCCTGTTCTCTACTGCCCTGTTTGAAAGCACATTGGGTGCGGGCCAGGCGCAAGCCCAAGGATATGGCAATATGAGCTGTGGTGAACTCTGGTACGCTCGTAACTCCATCTATGCTCAGCAAGGCTACTGCTTCAAGACCAGTAGAGCCCGGCAGGTTTTTGGCCCACGCTGCTACGCCCCATGGGGACGGTTGACACCAAGCCAACAACGACGCGTTGACGATATCGTTTATTGGGAACGACGCTATGGTTGCCGCCGTTAG
- the malQ gene encoding 4-alpha-glucanotransferase — protein sequence MNQDKLNILSGFFGVHTSYSDFGGNLVQTPVETQLAFLKANGLHLDNDAMLDEAIQDYVVAEQDRWFPRELITGTGFDYQCNFGLGAKWHIELDQALSEDVRSSISDNTLCGVADDHISLPPLPSGIHELVCEVGGRVETVTIITAPLRAPNIESLIGKSRVWGVNAPFYGLTSARNSGLGDFEDLARFSEYVRQIGGSFTGINPVHALGFTDPYAISPYSPSHRGFINTQHLALDGFSGLSKDLPQVKSLLQAVETQWIELRASEQVEYGKHRVCHNAALRDLYSLFLQHADASMKSALEEFRKSKGNYLERFALYEALSDYFGTNWHSWPTPYRDRDEDAICEAKERFASRIDFHIWLQWISSVQLSDTQNRASGENGLGLYLDLAVGARRGGAESWCEHESIAQGISLGAPPDQLGPDGQNWGLVAYAPKKLAANKYKSLRNIYRSAMQYAGVLRIDHVLGLNRSFWIPDGGLPGAYITQPLDVFLAILSIEASQSNTAVIGEDLGLVPDGFRDAVQSHGIYGYSVLQYEKWQDGRFKHPNELREFSLASFSTHDTPTLKGFISGCDIKWRDKIRGGESSTGMLEARQRDVAALATLDPDASTHDDLSYDHLFKTIHGTLANSEVAMLAVQLDDILAQEEAQNLPGTIDEHPNWRRKVPVSLEEMHQVPAFDDVSQIMAESGRNIELDPTRNR from the coding sequence ATGAATCAAGATAAGCTGAATATACTATCTGGTTTTTTTGGCGTTCATACTTCATATAGCGATTTCGGCGGTAATCTTGTACAGACACCGGTCGAGACACAATTGGCATTTTTGAAAGCAAATGGACTGCATCTCGATAATGATGCAATGCTTGACGAGGCCATTCAGGACTATGTTGTTGCGGAGCAAGACAGATGGTTTCCCCGTGAGCTGATCACGGGCACTGGATTCGACTATCAATGCAATTTTGGTCTTGGTGCAAAATGGCATATCGAACTGGATCAGGCTCTGTCTGAAGACGTCCGTTCTTCCATTTCAGACAACACGCTCTGTGGTGTCGCTGATGATCATATATCTTTGCCGCCTCTGCCATCCGGGATTCACGAACTGGTTTGTGAAGTGGGGGGGCGTGTTGAAACTGTTACGATCATCACGGCACCGCTGCGAGCGCCCAACATCGAAAGCCTGATCGGAAAAAGCCGAGTCTGGGGCGTCAACGCCCCTTTTTACGGACTTACATCTGCGCGTAATTCGGGCTTGGGTGACTTCGAAGATCTGGCTCGGTTTTCCGAATATGTGCGACAGATTGGTGGTAGCTTTACTGGTATCAATCCAGTCCACGCCTTGGGCTTTACTGATCCCTATGCAATAAGCCCATACTCTCCGAGCCATCGCGGTTTCATCAATACTCAGCATTTGGCGCTTGATGGATTTTCCGGTTTGTCGAAAGACTTGCCGCAAGTCAAATCTCTCTTGCAAGCCGTGGAAACACAGTGGATCGAACTTAGGGCGTCAGAGCAGGTTGAGTATGGCAAGCACAGAGTTTGTCATAACGCGGCTCTTAGGGACCTCTATTCCCTGTTCTTGCAACATGCCGACGCCAGCATGAAAAGCGCGCTGGAAGAGTTCCGTAAATCAAAGGGCAACTATCTGGAGCGCTTTGCTCTGTACGAAGCCCTGTCAGACTATTTTGGAACCAATTGGCACAGCTGGCCAACGCCTTATCGTGATCGAGATGAAGATGCAATTTGCGAAGCAAAAGAGCGCTTTGCATCACGTATTGATTTCCATATCTGGCTGCAATGGATTTCAAGCGTTCAACTGAGCGACACCCAAAACAGAGCCAGTGGTGAAAATGGCTTGGGTCTCTATCTCGATCTTGCCGTTGGTGCAAGAAGAGGCGGCGCCGAGAGCTGGTGTGAACATGAAAGTATAGCCCAGGGAATCTCGCTTGGAGCTCCTCCTGATCAGCTTGGACCCGATGGTCAAAACTGGGGGCTGGTGGCTTATGCCCCTAAAAAGCTCGCAGCAAACAAATACAAGTCGCTACGCAACATTTATCGCTCGGCGATGCAATATGCTGGTGTCTTGCGTATTGATCATGTGCTTGGCCTTAATCGCAGCTTCTGGATTCCTGATGGCGGCTTGCCGGGGGCATATATCACCCAGCCTCTTGATGTCTTTCTCGCGATCCTTTCCATTGAAGCAAGCCAAAGCAATACCGCAGTTATTGGCGAGGATTTGGGACTTGTGCCTGATGGTTTCAGAGATGCTGTTCAATCTCACGGCATTTACGGCTATTCGGTTCTTCAATATGAAAAATGGCAAGACGGACGCTTCAAACACCCCAACGAACTCAGAGAGTTTAGCCTCGCAAGCTTCAGTACACATGACACGCCCACGCTGAAGGGCTTCATTTCCGGATGTGATATCAAGTGGCGTGACAAAATTCGAGGCGGGGAATCGTCTACGGGAATGCTGGAAGCAAGACAAAGAGATGTCGCTGCACTGGCGACCCTTGATCCTGATGCCTCGACCCATGATGACCTGAGCTATGATCATTTGTTCAAGACAATTCATGGAACTCTGGCCAATTCAGAGGTGGCCATGTTGGCTGTTCAGCTAGACGACATTCTGGCTCAGGAAGAAGCCCAGAATTTGCCCGGCACGATCGATGAGCACCCAAATTGGAGGCGCAAAGTCCCCGTAAGTCTTGAAGAGATGCATCAAGTTCCGGCTTTTGATGACGTCTCGCAGATCATGGCAGAAAGTGGCCGTAACATAGAGCTTGATCCTACGCGCAATCGTTGA
- the glgX gene encoding glycogen debranching protein GlgX: MKYKISHGTPYRLGAYFDGEGTNFAVFSANASQVDLCLFSEDGKKEIDRISLPERTGPVWHGYLHGLKPGTLYGYRAHGIYAPEQGHRFNSNKLLLDPYTREIFGKWTPSATLFGYQKGASGGDLTFGAADSASCVPKSVVSDPALNDFLQTDAPLMDGRDLIYEAHAKGLTKLHPGVPEPLRGTYEALASDAMIEHLLSLNVRAVELMPIHHFLDDEFLLDKGLVNYWGYNSIGFFALEPRYLGPEGIIGFRSAVQKLKSAGIQVYLDVVFNHTAEGDQNGPTLCFRGLDNATYYRLIAGQPRYYVNDTGCGNTVNVSHPYVLRLVLDSLRYWVLCMGVDGFRFDLATTVCREDYGFDLYGGFLDAIRQDPILSTVRLIAEPWDIGPGGYRLGGFPPEFSEWNDSYRDTTRRYWKGDPQTTPDLASRLLGSSDKFDRAGRRAWSSVNFISAHDGFTLADITRYNNRHNDANGENNMDGHGANYSDNCGAEGDTKDPVILARRKRRQRNFLATLFLSQGTPMLLAGDEVANSQKGNNNAYCQDNEIGWVNWDEADLELKDFVAYLSKFRRDHKALRQDRFLHGAKRQQDDLRDVEWTDFGGFSLKWRDPSLSSFCLTLRCSAEAPSYEKDDDVVFVVFNRSNVAASVVLPACPEGFRWVRALDTSQQTQYLSLETRRDSTEISGSSVVALILQQDNADT; encoded by the coding sequence ATGAAATATAAGATATCCCACGGAACACCATACAGACTTGGCGCTTACTTTGACGGTGAAGGCACCAACTTCGCCGTCTTTTCTGCGAATGCAAGTCAAGTCGATTTGTGCCTGTTTTCCGAAGACGGAAAAAAGGAGATCGACAGGATATCGCTCCCAGAAAGAACGGGGCCGGTTTGGCATGGCTATTTGCATGGATTGAAACCGGGAACGCTTTACGGATATCGGGCTCATGGCATCTATGCGCCCGAACAGGGGCATCGGTTCAACTCCAACAAGCTCTTGCTTGATCCATATACGCGAGAAATCTTTGGTAAATGGACGCCGTCGGCAACCCTGTTTGGCTATCAAAAAGGGGCCAGCGGTGGAGACCTTACCTTTGGAGCTGCCGATAGTGCGTCTTGCGTTCCAAAATCGGTTGTCTCGGACCCGGCTTTGAATGATTTCTTGCAGACTGATGCGCCACTAATGGACGGTCGTGATCTCATTTACGAGGCCCACGCCAAGGGGCTGACCAAACTGCATCCCGGTGTGCCCGAGCCGCTCAGGGGAACCTATGAGGCATTGGCGAGCGACGCGATGATCGAGCACTTATTGTCGCTCAATGTGCGCGCTGTAGAGCTTATGCCAATTCATCATTTCCTTGACGATGAGTTTCTCTTGGACAAAGGGCTCGTGAATTACTGGGGCTACAATTCTATTGGCTTCTTTGCTCTGGAACCGCGCTATCTCGGTCCTGAGGGTATCATCGGGTTCCGTTCTGCCGTTCAAAAACTCAAGTCCGCAGGTATTCAGGTCTATCTGGATGTGGTCTTCAACCATACGGCGGAAGGGGATCAAAACGGTCCAACCCTTTGTTTCAGGGGCTTGGATAACGCCACATACTACCGTCTGATTGCTGGCCAGCCACGCTATTATGTCAACGATACCGGTTGTGGTAACACCGTCAATGTGTCTCACCCCTATGTCTTGCGTCTGGTGCTGGATTCCCTGCGCTATTGGGTGCTCTGCATGGGAGTCGACGGCTTCCGTTTCGATTTGGCGACCACGGTTTGTCGAGAGGACTATGGCTTCGATCTCTATGGCGGTTTCCTTGATGCAATTCGCCAAGACCCGATATTGTCAACGGTTCGCTTGATTGCGGAGCCATGGGATATCGGCCCCGGAGGATATCGGCTCGGCGGCTTTCCGCCGGAATTCTCCGAATGGAACGATAGCTACCGGGATACCACAAGACGGTATTGGAAGGGTGATCCCCAGACGACACCAGATCTTGCATCCAGACTGCTTGGTTCATCGGATAAATTCGACCGGGCAGGGCGCCGTGCATGGTCATCTGTGAACTTCATCTCCGCACACGATGGTTTCACGTTGGCCGATATCACGCGCTACAACAATCGTCATAATGACGCCAACGGCGAAAACAACATGGACGGTCATGGCGCCAATTACAGCGATAATTGCGGCGCTGAAGGTGACACCAAAGACCCGGTTATTTTGGCGCGTCGCAAGCGCAGGCAACGCAATTTCCTGGCGACCTTGTTTTTAAGTCAGGGCACGCCGATGTTGCTGGCTGGTGATGAAGTCGCCAACAGCCAAAAAGGCAATAACAACGCCTATTGTCAAGATAATGAAATCGGATGGGTGAATTGGGATGAGGCCGATCTCGAACTCAAGGATTTTGTTGCCTATCTGAGTAAGTTTCGCCGTGATCACAAGGCTTTGCGACAAGATCGGTTCCTGCATGGAGCCAAACGCCAGCAAGACGATTTGCGTGATGTTGAATGGACCGATTTTGGCGGTTTTTCGCTCAAATGGCGAGATCCGAGCCTTTCCAGCTTCTGTTTGACGCTAAGATGTTCCGCCGAAGCGCCCAGTTATGAAAAAGACGACGATGTTGTCTTTGTTGTATTCAATCGTAGCAATGTGGCTGCAAGTGTAGTTTTGCCTGCCTGTCCGGAAGGTTTCCGTTGGGTCAGGGCACTGGATACTTCGCAACAGACACAATATCTGAGCCTGGAAACCCGTAGAGATTCAACTGAAATCTCCGGCTCTTCCGTTGTTGCCCTAATCCTCCAACAGGACAATGCTGACACATGA
- the glgA gene encoding glycogen synthase GlgA gives MNVLFVASECSPFVKTGGLADVIGSVPKALENLDHTIKILLPAYPDLYRWLKHGDVLLELEDLFGGPARVYSVRAKGLNLLLLEAPHLYDRKGTIYLDEEGFDWEDNPVRFGALSLIGAKIGLDGIGGWKPDLVHAHDWQAGLVPVYLKQSGRPCPPSIMTIHNIAFQGLFDGGVVHQLGLSEDMYNPDGFEYWGHAGFLKGGLAFADKITTVSPTYANELLTPEFGMGLEGLLRSRKGDLSGILNGIDLTVWDPQEDPALEKTYSAKSLKRKAANKEWLEEKYGLAHNPDAPLFGIVSRLTTQKGVDLLLEVIPTIIERGGRLVVLGSGDKRLEEACVRAAEAMPDRIAVEIGYNEDLAHRIQGGVDVLLVPSRFEPCGLTQLYALRYGSIPLVSRTGGLADTVIDANAAALATKCATGIQFSPTTVEAFDLAIHRTCDLFNDTQKWKTMMRRAMTQEVGWDLSATLYADLYNSLAAK, from the coding sequence ATGAACGTACTTTTTGTTGCTTCCGAATGTTCTCCATTCGTGAAAACCGGCGGCTTGGCCGATGTAATCGGTTCTGTGCCGAAGGCGCTCGAAAATCTTGATCATACGATCAAAATACTTCTTCCTGCTTACCCCGATTTGTATCGGTGGTTAAAGCATGGCGATGTGTTGTTGGAACTGGAAGACCTTTTTGGAGGGCCTGCGCGCGTCTACTCGGTGCGGGCAAAAGGGCTCAATCTTCTGCTTTTGGAAGCACCTCATTTGTACGACAGAAAAGGTACCATTTATCTCGATGAAGAGGGCTTTGATTGGGAAGACAATCCCGTTCGTTTTGGAGCCCTCTCATTGATCGGTGCCAAGATTGGCCTTGATGGGATTGGCGGCTGGAAACCGGACCTTGTGCATGCCCATGATTGGCAGGCAGGTCTTGTTCCAGTTTATCTGAAACAGTCCGGGCGTCCGTGCCCTCCATCCATCATGACCATTCATAATATCGCATTCCAGGGCCTGTTTGATGGCGGTGTCGTTCACCAGCTTGGCCTGAGCGAGGACATGTATAATCCCGATGGCTTTGAATATTGGGGGCATGCCGGGTTCCTGAAGGGCGGGCTTGCCTTTGCTGACAAGATCACCACTGTTAGCCCCACCTATGCCAATGAGCTGCTGACACCAGAGTTTGGAATGGGTTTGGAAGGTCTTCTCAGAAGCAGAAAAGGTGATCTATCCGGCATTCTGAACGGTATCGACCTTACCGTTTGGGACCCTCAGGAAGACCCCGCCCTGGAAAAGACATACAGTGCCAAAAGCCTCAAGCGCAAGGCTGCAAACAAGGAATGGCTCGAAGAGAAATATGGTCTCGCCCATAACCCGGATGCACCGCTGTTTGGCATCGTCTCCCGATTAACCACCCAAAAGGGAGTGGACCTGCTGCTTGAGGTCATTCCTACCATTATTGAACGCGGTGGAAGGCTTGTTGTCCTTGGGTCTGGCGACAAACGGCTTGAAGAAGCTTGTGTTCGCGCAGCGGAAGCCATGCCGGATCGTATTGCTGTCGAGATCGGATATAATGAAGACTTGGCGCACCGAATTCAGGGCGGAGTAGATGTTCTTCTTGTTCCGTCCCGTTTCGAGCCTTGTGGCCTTACGCAACTTTATGCACTTCGATATGGCTCCATTCCTCTTGTGTCGCGCACAGGTGGTCTGGCAGATACCGTGATCGATGCAAATGCTGCGGCTTTGGCGACCAAATGTGCTACCGGTATCCAGTTTTCACCGACCACTGTAGAGGCCTTTGATCTAGCCATTCATCGGACCTGTGATCTCTTCAATGACACTCAAAAATGGAAGACCATGATGCGTAGGGCAATGACGCAGGAAGTGGGCTGGGATCTCTCGGCCACTCTCTATGCTGACCTCTATAATTCATTGGCAGCCAAATGA